A region of Drosophila mauritiana strain mau12 chromosome 3L, ASM438214v1, whole genome shotgun sequence DNA encodes the following proteins:
- the LOC117139860 gene encoding uncharacterized protein LOC117139860 isoform X2 gives MLSSLASYLFGSATSDSISQEANPAQNRPNASNSNSSSNPGPTSDPAAGDVIEVTSSTPSVAGSSRGAVRASNGKRGKNRRGKQQRTNQQQQRKQQPAITKLLTPSGEIVDEDFDEDEWYIVEKEDEEDDSLPRSDSEEELSVVEVSQPRGGSTASSPLVTVATGTAFGCRRRQGVNSCSLYSGPRPQQQRNYLQRSRVSRPLSISTLSPPRSVPALGAGDHDTLTQSLYVASPSGSDQGQDHGQGANVLMEESCMSVYHSIRSTQEGTDSFVNLDLGVSTEVPQQREEPEPEAEPQDQRQALQEQQRAPNARFDSHAAVQLKQQTLARQSQKSKNKKEHQQLCRSAIKRANKVRDFQAKANRPRRSEMQHCKLVSGANNNRSKCCY, from the exons ATGTTAAGCAGCCTCGCCTCGTATCTCTTTGGATCAGCTACATCCGATTCCATTAGCCAAGAAGCCAATCCCGCCCAGAACCGACCCAACGCCTCGAACTCGAACTCTAGCTCGAATCCCGGCCCGACCAGCGATCCCGCTGCAGGCGATGTAATTGAGGTCACCTCCTCGACGCCCTCGGTAGCGGGCAGCAGTCGTGGGGCGGTGCGCGCCTCCAACGGCAAGCGGGGCAAGAACAGGCGTGGCAAGCAGCAGCGGAccaaccagcagcagcagcggaagCAACAGCCAGCGATCACCAAATTGCTGACGCCCTCCGGCGAGATCGTCGACGAGGACTTCGACGAGGACGAATGGTACATTGTGGAGAAGGAAG ACGAGGAGGACGACTCTCTGCCGCGCAGCGACTCCGAGGAGGAGCTCTCCGTGGTGGAGGTGTCGCAGCCGCGGGGCGGCTCCACCGCCTCCTCTCCATTGGTGACCGTGGCCACTGGCACAGCGTTCGGCTGCCGCCGCCGGCAGGGCGTCAACTCGTGTTCCCTGTACAGTGGGCCGcggccgcagcagcagcgcaaCTATCTGCAACGCTCGCGCGTCTCCCGACCGCTGAGCATCAGCACCCTCAGCCCGCCCAGAAGTGTGCCCGCCCTGGGGGCCGGCGATCATGACACGCTGACCCAGTCGCTGTACGTGGCCTCGCCGAGCGGCAGCGACCAGGGTCAGGATCACGGCCAGGGTGCTAACGTGCTGATGGAGGAGTCCTG CATGTCCGTTTATCATAGTATTAGGTCCACCCAGGAGGGAACCGATAGTTTTGTTAATCTTGATCTCGGGGTGTCGACGGAGGTGCCGCAGCAGCGGGAGGAGCCCGAGCCGGAGGCTGAGCCGCAGGATCAGCGCCAGGCTctccaggagcagcagcgtGCCCCCAACGCTCGCTTCGATAGCCATGCGGCCGTACAGTTGAAGCAGCAGACGCTGGCTCGTCAGAGCCAGAAG AGCAAGAACAAGAAGGAGCACCAGCAGCTCTGCCGCAGTGCCATCAAGCGGGCCAACAAGGTGCGCGACTTCCAGGCCAAGGCCAACCGCCCGCGCCGCTCGGAGATGCAGCACTGCAAGCTGGTCAGCGGCGCCAACAACAACCGCAGCAAGTGCTGCTACTAG
- the LOC117139860 gene encoding uncharacterized protein LOC117139860 isoform X1 → MLSSLASYLFGSATSDSISQEANPAQNRPNASNSNSSSNPGPTSDPAAGDVIEVTSSTPSVAGSSRGAVRASNGKRGKNRRGKQQRTNQQQQRKQQPAITKLLTPSGEIVDEDFDEDEWYIVEKEDEEDDSLPRSDSEEELSVVEVSQPRGGSTASSPLVTVATGTAFGCRRRQGVNSCSLYSGPRPQQQRNYLQRSRVSRPLSISTLSPPRSVPALGAGDHDTLTQSLYVASPSGSDQGQDHGQGANVLMEESWYVTPPPCFTSIGPINMETSPFENLLIEHPSMSVYHSIRSTQEGTDSFVNLDLGVSTEVPQQREEPEPEAEPQDQRQALQEQQRAPNARFDSHAAVQLKQQTLARQSQKSKNKKEHQQLCRSAIKRANKVRDFQAKANRPRRSEMQHCKLVSGANNNRSKCCY, encoded by the exons ATGTTAAGCAGCCTCGCCTCGTATCTCTTTGGATCAGCTACATCCGATTCCATTAGCCAAGAAGCCAATCCCGCCCAGAACCGACCCAACGCCTCGAACTCGAACTCTAGCTCGAATCCCGGCCCGACCAGCGATCCCGCTGCAGGCGATGTAATTGAGGTCACCTCCTCGACGCCCTCGGTAGCGGGCAGCAGTCGTGGGGCGGTGCGCGCCTCCAACGGCAAGCGGGGCAAGAACAGGCGTGGCAAGCAGCAGCGGAccaaccagcagcagcagcggaagCAACAGCCAGCGATCACCAAATTGCTGACGCCCTCCGGCGAGATCGTCGACGAGGACTTCGACGAGGACGAATGGTACATTGTGGAGAAGGAAG ACGAGGAGGACGACTCTCTGCCGCGCAGCGACTCCGAGGAGGAGCTCTCCGTGGTGGAGGTGTCGCAGCCGCGGGGCGGCTCCACCGCCTCCTCTCCATTGGTGACCGTGGCCACTGGCACAGCGTTCGGCTGCCGCCGCCGGCAGGGCGTCAACTCGTGTTCCCTGTACAGTGGGCCGcggccgcagcagcagcgcaaCTATCTGCAACGCTCGCGCGTCTCCCGACCGCTGAGCATCAGCACCCTCAGCCCGCCCAGAAGTGTGCCCGCCCTGGGGGCCGGCGATCATGACACGCTGACCCAGTCGCTGTACGTGGCCTCGCCGAGCGGCAGCGACCAGGGTCAGGATCACGGCCAGGGTGCTAACGTGCTGATGGAGGAGTCCTGGTACGTAACACCGCCACCATGCTTCACCTCGATTGGGCCAATCAATATGGAAACATCACCATTTGAGAATCTATTGATTGAGCATCCAAG CATGTCCGTTTATCATAGTATTAGGTCCACCCAGGAGGGAACCGATAGTTTTGTTAATCTTGATCTCGGGGTGTCGACGGAGGTGCCGCAGCAGCGGGAGGAGCCCGAGCCGGAGGCTGAGCCGCAGGATCAGCGCCAGGCTctccaggagcagcagcgtGCCCCCAACGCTCGCTTCGATAGCCATGCGGCCGTACAGTTGAAGCAGCAGACGCTGGCTCGTCAGAGCCAGAAG AGCAAGAACAAGAAGGAGCACCAGCAGCTCTGCCGCAGTGCCATCAAGCGGGCCAACAAGGTGCGCGACTTCCAGGCCAAGGCCAACCGCCCGCGCCGCTCGGAGATGCAGCACTGCAAGCTGGTCAGCGGCGCCAACAACAACCGCAGCAAGTGCTGCTACTAG